In a genomic window of Siniperca chuatsi isolate FFG_IHB_CAS linkage group LG1, ASM2008510v1, whole genome shotgun sequence:
- the hkdc1 gene encoding hexokinase HKDC1 isoform X2 — MLAVHLVSFFFSKLQEDPTKKVDRFLYAMRLHDDQLRDISARFQADMKKGLSSESNVAAALKMLPTHVRSTPDGSEKGQFLALDLGGSRFKVLQVKVREGMGIRRGGVEMEEKIYPIPKELLIGRGTELFDHVSESLKDFLHEKNISLEKKHPLAFTFSFPCEQSTLDQGLLLNWSKNYRARGLQGKNVVQALREAIDRTGGMDVEVLAMVNDTVATMMTCGFDDQYCEIGLIIGTGTNACYMEELRHVDLVEGDEGRMCVNTEWGAFGDDGALNDYITEFDRDVDAASNNPGKQIFEKMVSGMYLGELVRLVVLKMAKLGLLFDGHVSTALRTKGKITTAHVAAMEQYKNGLKNTRNILMELDLTPSSDDCVAVQHVSTIVSFRSSNLVAAGLAAILSRIKQNRNLRTLRITVGVDGTVYKTHPQYPKRLHKVVRRLLPECHVRFVLSDSGSSKGAALVTAVAQRLASQRQQVDETLSPFILSQEQLQLVKARMRAGLEAGLKNKGRSAIKMLPSFVYNTPDGTEHGKYLALDLGGTNFRALLVNFKKGLQQNTRVYHKIYTIPLEIMQGTGEELFDHIAQCVSDFLDYMGMKKAHLPAGFTFSFPCEQTAIDTGTLVSWTKGFKATDCEGHDVVSMLREAIQRRNEFDLDIVAVVNDTVGTMMSCAYEDPQCEIGLIAGTGTNVCYMEELKNIKKTEQKKGKTDRKEGTPEGEEDKGDGTEAEKKEGDAVIQKMCINTEWGGLGDDGSLDDIITPYDIEVNQNSINPGKQRFEKLASGMYLGEVVRQVLLDLTRGGLLFRGHVTEALKTPGIFETKYLSQIESDRLALLQVRSILQQLGLDSTCDDSIIVKEVCGAVSRRAAQLCGAGMAALVDKIRENRGLDHLNITVGVDGALYKLHPHFSKVLQETARVLAPQCNVTFLPSEEGSGKGAALITAVARQKQEM; from the exons ATGTTGGCTGTTCATCttgtttccttcttcttctccaaaCTCCAGGAGGATCCCACAAAGAAG GTGGACAGGTTCCTGTACGCCATGCGTCTCCATGACGACCAGCTTAGAGACATCTCGGCTCGTTTCCAGGCTGACATGAAGAAGGGGCTTTCATCGGAAAGCAACGTCGCAGCAGCGTTGAAGATGCTGCCGACACATGTCCGCTCCACTCCTGATGGATCAG AGAAAGGACAGTTTCTGGCGTTGGATCTTGGAGGCTCTAGGTTTAAGGTTCTCCAAGTTAAAGTGAGAGAGGGCATGGGGATTAGGAGGGGAGGAgtggagatggaggagaagatCTACCCGATACCCAAGGAGCTACTCATTGGGAGAGGAACAGAG CTATTTGACCATGTGTCAGAGTCTCTAAAGGACTTCCTGCATGAGAAGAACATCAGTTTGGAGAAGAAACATCCTCTGgccttcactttctctttcccctgtGAACAGTCCACCTTGGATCAG gGATTATTGTTAAACTGGAGTAAGAACTACCGAGCTCGTGGCCTTCAGGGTAAAAATGTGGTCCAGGCCCTCAGAGAGGCTATTGACAGAACTGGG GGTATGGACGTAGAGGTGTTAGCCATGGTTAACGACACTGTAGCGACCATGATGACCTGTGGTTTTGATGACCAGTACTGTGAAATAGGACTCATCATTG gtACTGGCACCAATGCATGCTACATGGAGGAGCTACGTCACGTTGACCTGGTGGAGGGAGACGAGGGCAGGATGTGTGTGAACACTGAGTGGGGAGCGTTTGGAGATGACGGGGCTCTGAATGATTACATCACTGAGTTTGACAGGGATGTCGACGCAGCCTCCAACAACCCTGGAAAACAAAT CTTTGAGAAGATGGTCAGTGGGATGTATCTGGGTGAGTTAGTGAGGCTGGTTGTATTAAAGATGGCTAAACTTGGACTGCTGTTTGATGGACACGTGTCTACTGCCCTGAGGACTAAAGGGAAGATAACCACTGCACATGTAGCAGCCATGGAGCA GTACAAAAATGGTCTGAAGAACACCAGAAACATTCTCATGGAGCTTGATTTGACCCCATCATCTGACGACTGTGTTGCTGTTCAACACGTCAGCACCATAGTGTCCTTCAGGTCCTCAAATCTGGTGGCTGCAGGACTGGCTGCCATCCTGAGTCGAATTAAGCAAAACCGGAATTTGAGGACATTAAGGATCACTGTAGGTGTGGATGGAACTGTATACAAGACGCACCCACA GTATCCTAAACGTCTTCATAAAGTAGTGCGCCGGTTGCTTCCTGAGTGCCATGTCAGATTTGTCCTCTCAGACAGCGGCAGCAGCAAAGGAGCTGCCTTGGTGACAGCAGTCGCCCAACGACTGGCATCACAGAGGCAACAG GTGGATGAGACACTGTCTCCCTTCATACTGAGCCAAGAGCAGCTCCAGTTGGTCAAGGCTAGGATGAGGGCGGGGCTGGAAGCAGGGCTGAAGAATAAAGGCCGCTCTGCAATCAAGATGCTGCCTTCCTTTGTGTACAATACACCTGATGGCACAG agCATGGGAAATACCTTGCCTTGGATCTGGGAGGAACAAACTTCAGAGCGTTGCTGGTGAACTTTAAAAAAGGTCTGCAACAGAACACACGAGTTTACCATAAGATCTACACCATACCACTGGAGATAATGCAGGGAACTGGAGAAGAG TTGTTTGATCATATAGCGCAGTGTGTTAGTGACTTCCTGGACTACATGGGGATGAAGAAAGCACATCTTCCTGCAGGCTTCACCTTCTCTTTCCCCTGCGAGCAGACAGCTATTGACACG GGCACATTGGTGAGCTGGACCAAAGGCTTCAAGGCCACAGACTGTGAAGGACATGAtgttgttagcatgctgaggGAGGCCATCCAAAGACGCAAC GAGTTTGACTTGGATATAGTAGCAGTAGTCAATGACACAGTTGGGACCATGATGAGCTGTGCCTATGAAGACCCTCAGTGTGAAATTGGACTGATCGCTG GAACTGGCACTAATGTTTGTTACATGGAGGAACTGAAGAACATTAAGAAGACTgaacaaaagaaaggaaaaacgGACAGAAAAGAAGGGACgcctgaaggagaggaggataaG GGTGATGGGACTGAAGCAGAGAAAAAGGAGGGGGATGCCGTGATACAAAAGATGTGTATAAACACAGAGTGGGGAGGGCTGGGTGATGATGGCTCTCtggatgacatcatcacacCTTATGACATTGAGGTGAACCAAAACTCAATCAACCCTGGAAAACAAAG GTTTGAAAAGCTGGCCAGTGGGATGTATTTAGGAGAAGTTGTCCGTCAAGTATTGTTGGATTTAACCAGAGGAGGTTTGCTGTTCAGAGGACACGTCACTGAAGCTTTAAAAACACCTGGAATATTTGAAACCAAATACCTGTCACAAATAGAGAG TGACCGCCTGGCTCTACTGCAGGTCAGATCTATTCTCCAACAGCTGGGGCTCGACAGCACCTGTGATGACAGCATCATTGTCAAAGAG gtATGTGGAGCTGTGTCACGTCGTGCAGCTCAGCTGTGTGGGGCAGGAATGGCAGCCCTGGTCGATAAGATCAGAGAGAACCGAGGACTGGACCATCTAAACATCACTGTAGGGGTAGATGGGGCACTCTACAAACTACATCCACA TTTCTCTAAAGTCCTCCAAGAGACTGCCAGAGTTTTGGCTC
- the hkdc1 gene encoding hexokinase HKDC1 isoform X1: MLAVHLVSFFFSKLQEDPTKKVDRFLYAMRLHDDQLRDISARFQADMKKGLSSESNVAAALKMLPTHVRSTPDGSEKGQFLALDLGGSRFKVLQVKVREGMGIRRGGVEMEEKIYPIPKELLIGRGTELFDHVSESLKDFLHEKNISLEKKHPLAFTFSFPCEQSTLDQGLLLNWSKNYRARGLQGKNVVQALREAIDRTGGMDVEVLAMVNDTVATMMTCGFDDQYCEIGLIIGTGTNACYMEELRHVDLVEGDEGRMCVNTEWGAFGDDGALNDYITEFDRDVDAASNNPGKQIFEKMVSGMYLGELVRLVVLKMAKLGLLFDGHVSTALRTKGKITTAHVAAMEQYKNGLKNTRNILMELDLTPSSDDCVAVQHVSTIVSFRSSNLVAAGLAAILSRIKQNRNLRTLRITVGVDGTVYKTHPQYPKRLHKVVRRLLPECHVRFVLSDSGSSKGAALVTAVAQRLASQRQQVDETLSPFILSQEQLQLVKARMRAGLEAGLKNKGRSAIKMLPSFVYNTPDGTEHGKYLALDLGGTNFRALLVNFKKGLQQNTRVYHKIYTIPLEIMQGTGEELFDHIAQCVSDFLDYMGMKKAHLPAGFTFSFPCEQTAIDTGTLVSWTKGFKATDCEGHDVVSMLREAIQRRNEFDLDIVAVVNDTVGTMMSCAYEDPQCEIGLIAGTGTNVCYMEELKNIKKTEQKKGKTDRKEGTPEGEEDKQGDGTEAEKKEGDAVIQKMCINTEWGGLGDDGSLDDIITPYDIEVNQNSINPGKQRFEKLASGMYLGEVVRQVLLDLTRGGLLFRGHVTEALKTPGIFETKYLSQIESDRLALLQVRSILQQLGLDSTCDDSIIVKEVCGAVSRRAAQLCGAGMAALVDKIRENRGLDHLNITVGVDGALYKLHPHFSKVLQETARVLAPQCNVTFLPSEEGSGKGAALITAVARQKQEM; encoded by the exons ATGTTGGCTGTTCATCttgtttccttcttcttctccaaaCTCCAGGAGGATCCCACAAAGAAG GTGGACAGGTTCCTGTACGCCATGCGTCTCCATGACGACCAGCTTAGAGACATCTCGGCTCGTTTCCAGGCTGACATGAAGAAGGGGCTTTCATCGGAAAGCAACGTCGCAGCAGCGTTGAAGATGCTGCCGACACATGTCCGCTCCACTCCTGATGGATCAG AGAAAGGACAGTTTCTGGCGTTGGATCTTGGAGGCTCTAGGTTTAAGGTTCTCCAAGTTAAAGTGAGAGAGGGCATGGGGATTAGGAGGGGAGGAgtggagatggaggagaagatCTACCCGATACCCAAGGAGCTACTCATTGGGAGAGGAACAGAG CTATTTGACCATGTGTCAGAGTCTCTAAAGGACTTCCTGCATGAGAAGAACATCAGTTTGGAGAAGAAACATCCTCTGgccttcactttctctttcccctgtGAACAGTCCACCTTGGATCAG gGATTATTGTTAAACTGGAGTAAGAACTACCGAGCTCGTGGCCTTCAGGGTAAAAATGTGGTCCAGGCCCTCAGAGAGGCTATTGACAGAACTGGG GGTATGGACGTAGAGGTGTTAGCCATGGTTAACGACACTGTAGCGACCATGATGACCTGTGGTTTTGATGACCAGTACTGTGAAATAGGACTCATCATTG gtACTGGCACCAATGCATGCTACATGGAGGAGCTACGTCACGTTGACCTGGTGGAGGGAGACGAGGGCAGGATGTGTGTGAACACTGAGTGGGGAGCGTTTGGAGATGACGGGGCTCTGAATGATTACATCACTGAGTTTGACAGGGATGTCGACGCAGCCTCCAACAACCCTGGAAAACAAAT CTTTGAGAAGATGGTCAGTGGGATGTATCTGGGTGAGTTAGTGAGGCTGGTTGTATTAAAGATGGCTAAACTTGGACTGCTGTTTGATGGACACGTGTCTACTGCCCTGAGGACTAAAGGGAAGATAACCACTGCACATGTAGCAGCCATGGAGCA GTACAAAAATGGTCTGAAGAACACCAGAAACATTCTCATGGAGCTTGATTTGACCCCATCATCTGACGACTGTGTTGCTGTTCAACACGTCAGCACCATAGTGTCCTTCAGGTCCTCAAATCTGGTGGCTGCAGGACTGGCTGCCATCCTGAGTCGAATTAAGCAAAACCGGAATTTGAGGACATTAAGGATCACTGTAGGTGTGGATGGAACTGTATACAAGACGCACCCACA GTATCCTAAACGTCTTCATAAAGTAGTGCGCCGGTTGCTTCCTGAGTGCCATGTCAGATTTGTCCTCTCAGACAGCGGCAGCAGCAAAGGAGCTGCCTTGGTGACAGCAGTCGCCCAACGACTGGCATCACAGAGGCAACAG GTGGATGAGACACTGTCTCCCTTCATACTGAGCCAAGAGCAGCTCCAGTTGGTCAAGGCTAGGATGAGGGCGGGGCTGGAAGCAGGGCTGAAGAATAAAGGCCGCTCTGCAATCAAGATGCTGCCTTCCTTTGTGTACAATACACCTGATGGCACAG agCATGGGAAATACCTTGCCTTGGATCTGGGAGGAACAAACTTCAGAGCGTTGCTGGTGAACTTTAAAAAAGGTCTGCAACAGAACACACGAGTTTACCATAAGATCTACACCATACCACTGGAGATAATGCAGGGAACTGGAGAAGAG TTGTTTGATCATATAGCGCAGTGTGTTAGTGACTTCCTGGACTACATGGGGATGAAGAAAGCACATCTTCCTGCAGGCTTCACCTTCTCTTTCCCCTGCGAGCAGACAGCTATTGACACG GGCACATTGGTGAGCTGGACCAAAGGCTTCAAGGCCACAGACTGTGAAGGACATGAtgttgttagcatgctgaggGAGGCCATCCAAAGACGCAAC GAGTTTGACTTGGATATAGTAGCAGTAGTCAATGACACAGTTGGGACCATGATGAGCTGTGCCTATGAAGACCCTCAGTGTGAAATTGGACTGATCGCTG GAACTGGCACTAATGTTTGTTACATGGAGGAACTGAAGAACATTAAGAAGACTgaacaaaagaaaggaaaaacgGACAGAAAAGAAGGGACgcctgaaggagaggaggataaG CAGGGTGATGGGACTGAAGCAGAGAAAAAGGAGGGGGATGCCGTGATACAAAAGATGTGTATAAACACAGAGTGGGGAGGGCTGGGTGATGATGGCTCTCtggatgacatcatcacacCTTATGACATTGAGGTGAACCAAAACTCAATCAACCCTGGAAAACAAAG GTTTGAAAAGCTGGCCAGTGGGATGTATTTAGGAGAAGTTGTCCGTCAAGTATTGTTGGATTTAACCAGAGGAGGTTTGCTGTTCAGAGGACACGTCACTGAAGCTTTAAAAACACCTGGAATATTTGAAACCAAATACCTGTCACAAATAGAGAG TGACCGCCTGGCTCTACTGCAGGTCAGATCTATTCTCCAACAGCTGGGGCTCGACAGCACCTGTGATGACAGCATCATTGTCAAAGAG gtATGTGGAGCTGTGTCACGTCGTGCAGCTCAGCTGTGTGGGGCAGGAATGGCAGCCCTGGTCGATAAGATCAGAGAGAACCGAGGACTGGACCATCTAAACATCACTGTAGGGGTAGATGGGGCACTCTACAAACTACATCCACA TTTCTCTAAAGTCCTCCAAGAGACTGCCAGAGTTTTGGCTC